The following coding sequences lie in one Schistocerca serialis cubense isolate TAMUIC-IGC-003099 chromosome 12, iqSchSeri2.2, whole genome shotgun sequence genomic window:
- the LOC126428031 gene encoding protein FAM200A-like: MSEQEKSAEAALRVCTLSKHQKPFSNSEIMKECMLEVASELFEEKKDVVAVIQSIPMSARSNTRRTDILATDIKSILLELLENTPFFAIALDESCDIVDDEQISIFVRFFDIENKIFREELLAILPLKGNTRGEDLFKAIDEFINNSYICYDKIVSLSTDGAPAVIDKEKGTVKKIRDMNPGLISYQCMIHKTALCGKLSATLKEVMNSLVQFINFMRSHSSPMPKV, encoded by the coding sequence ATGAGTGAGCAAGAAAAATCGGCAGAAGCAGCGTTACGTGTGTGTACACTTAGTAAACACCAAAAAccattttcaaattctgaaataatgaAAGAATGCATGTTGGAAGTAGCCTCGgaactttttgaagaaaaaaaggatGTTGTCGCTGTAATTCAAAGTATTCCAATGTCGGCaagaagtaatacaagaagaacGGATATTTTAGCTACTGATATTAAAAGCATTCTGCTTGAACTTTTGGAAAATACACCATTCTTCGCCATTGCACTTGACgaatcatgtgacattgttgatgatgAACAAATATCTATTTTCGTGAGATTTTTCGACATTGAAAATAAGATATTCAGGGAAGAATTGCTCGCAATACTGCCTCTGAAAGGTAACACTCGAGGAGAAGATTTATTCAAAGCTATTGACGAATTTATTAATAATTCCTACATTTGTTATGATAAAATAGTGTCGCTTTCAACTGACGGCGCCCCAGCGGTGATTGACAAAGAAAAAGGTACAGTAAAGAAAATCAGGGATATGAATCCGGGTCTAATATCGTATCAGTGTATGATTCATAAGACTGCCCTTTGTGGAAAACTCAGTGCTACACTGAAAGAAGTAATGAACAGCTTGGTGCAGTTCATTAATTTTATGAGATCTCATTCTTCTCCGATGCCGAAAGTTTGA